From Toxorhynchites rutilus septentrionalis strain SRP chromosome 2, ASM2978413v1, whole genome shotgun sequence, a single genomic window includes:
- the LOC129768915 gene encoding mucin-2-like: protein MMEPRVYHLLSVVLMACLGFCDIVVNANAKAALKTNVKVDPSLSWCKVFNNQDFPPFTQCENKEDNFFDYFPACCNGAYKCRAGRVWNLYLCPPKTVSDGTSRCIELKGGVCPYNRNGSDSGITMATASTTASTKIITTVPTVPITLTTPKFSVYPNGSTTPTHPIVSVLPTDSTVATTLTELTDPATSEPTTISTHPNVSATPTDPISSKPSTIPAVSVIPTDSDLPTTPPALTVPTDSDPPTVSTMVPELTTESTTPAASAFPTDSPTSMAPTIHPDTTVPTTTIAPTAPEPICATESYGKKIAHPADCTKYIVCDGITGTAKDCYEGYIFYKPFAACLPGNKKTCERYSLGR, encoded by the coding sequence ATGATGGAACCGAGAGTGTATCATCTGTTAAGTGTGGTTTTGATGGCATGCCTAGGCTTCTGTGATATAGTCGTTAACGCGAATGCAAAAGCTGCGCTGAAAACGAATGTTAAGGTGGATCCGTCCTTGAGCTGGTGCAAAGTGTTCAATAACCAAGACTTTCcaccgttcacacaatgtgaaaaTAAAGAAGATAATTTCTTCGACTATTTCCCGGCATGTTGCAACGGGGCATACAAGTGTCGTGCTGGTCGTGTGTGGAATTTGTACCTTTGCCCCCCTAAAACTGTATCTGATGGCACCTCGAGATGCATAGAACTGAAGGGTGGTGTTTGTCCGTATAACCGAAATGGAAGTGACAGTGGTATTACCATGGCCACGGCCTCTACAACAGCATCAACTAAAATAATTACGACGGTTCCAACTGTACCAATAACTTTAACCACTCCAAAGTTTTCGGTGTAtccaaatggctcaacaactccAACGCATCCAATAGTTTCTGTGCTTCCAACAGATTCAACGGTTGCGACAACTTTGACGGAATTAACGGATCCAGCAACTTCAGAACCTACAACTATTTCGACCCATCCAAACGTTTCAGCGACTCCAACGGATCCAATAAGTTCAAAGCCTTCTACAATACCAGCAGTCTCCGTGATTCCAACGGATTCAGATCTCCCGACGACTCCACCAGCTCTAACGGTTCCAACAGATTCAGACCCACCAACTGTCTCGACAATGGTTCCAGAGCTTACAACAGAATCAACCACTCCGGCAGCGTCAGCGTTCCCTACTGATTCTCCAACTTCAATGGCTCCAACAATCCACCCGGACACAACTGTTCCAACGACTACAATAGCTCCAACTGCTCCAGAACCAATCTGTGCTACGGAATCGTATGGGAAAAAGATCGCACACCCTGCCGATTGTACCAAATATATTGTTTGTGACGGCATAACTGGTACTGCTAAGGACTGCTACGAAGGATACATTTTCTATAAACCGTTCGCGGCTTGTCTACCCGGAAATAAGAAGACCTGTGAGCGCTATTCGTTGGGGCGTTGA